In Niallia sp. FSL W8-0635, one genomic interval encodes:
- a CDS encoding McrB family protein, translating into MAYTHGKKWEMDFAGVLGEDYEIARRTVILNSNDTLQFYIKIISNPPENFPRHVREITGYGDALADSCGFYDDTNLDEDTRIEKLRDFLNRYILFFNVEQRGEFFVGRDWNIVRKTESFRSDTILEPVPIFSEDAQRTQEIFEEQLRSKKFIGVNKQVSTDNDDTPPIILWKSKSKESGDGYTVYGPVSNHDYAFGGFRFNVQADDSPIKKIALDNEVFLDSYLHDQVLFISSINITDIQEKIVLEGETLEPIEYNHRPETSGESNIEHSSVNEVKKDKEEDFMDTFKQQAKLMGLYYDEKDLYNFHTAMKTKGLVILTGMSGTGKSKLVQCYAKALVLKKGQLAFIPVRPSWQDDTDVIGYLDTLNNVYRPGDSGLINTLIQAQDNPDNLYIVCFDEMNLARVEHYFSQFLSVLEQEGSTRELQLYNPGYETRLYNQNEYKPNLLIGNNVLFVGTVNLDESTYQFSDKVLDRSNIISLNVKSYQDVLRMEENRRMDLSMHEEKNAKENPVTTEIFESFRKKGTDITLSLSESKLLWELHVKLQECNRNIGIGWRIIRQIDNYLNNIPSSSLLKREEAFDLQLIQRVLTKIRGSEEQFSELIGRYNPDTKEVEYSALLDLLDTMPSMYYMEKTRRAIKDKARELRLYGHTI; encoded by the coding sequence ATGGCATACACGCACGGGAAAAAATGGGAAATGGATTTTGCAGGTGTATTAGGGGAGGATTATGAAATTGCAAGAAGGACTGTCATCCTTAATTCCAATGATACTCTACAATTTTATATAAAAATCATATCCAACCCACCTGAAAATTTCCCTAGACATGTGAGAGAAATAACAGGATATGGGGACGCACTTGCTGATTCTTGCGGATTTTATGATGATACGAACTTGGATGAGGATACAAGAATAGAAAAGCTACGTGATTTTTTAAATAGATACATTTTGTTTTTTAATGTCGAGCAACGGGGTGAGTTTTTTGTAGGAAGAGACTGGAATATCGTTAGAAAAACAGAGTCTTTTCGTTCTGATACCATTTTAGAACCAGTTCCGATTTTTTCTGAGGACGCTCAAAGAACCCAAGAAATTTTCGAAGAGCAATTAAGAAGTAAGAAATTCATTGGTGTAAATAAACAGGTGTCTACAGACAATGATGACACACCACCTATTATTCTTTGGAAAAGCAAATCAAAAGAATCAGGTGACGGGTATACGGTGTATGGTCCAGTATCCAATCACGATTATGCGTTTGGAGGATTTCGGTTTAATGTTCAAGCAGATGATAGCCCAATCAAAAAAATAGCATTAGACAATGAAGTGTTCTTAGATAGCTATTTGCATGACCAAGTGCTATTCATTTCTTCTATAAATATTACGGATATTCAAGAGAAAATTGTACTTGAGGGAGAAACGCTAGAGCCAATTGAATACAATCACCGTCCTGAAACATCTGGTGAAAGCAATATTGAACATTCTTCTGTCAATGAGGTAAAAAAAGATAAAGAAGAAGATTTCATGGACACGTTCAAACAACAAGCCAAACTCATGGGATTGTACTATGATGAAAAAGATTTATATAACTTTCATACGGCTATGAAAACCAAAGGATTAGTCATACTAACCGGAATGAGTGGAACAGGAAAATCAAAACTTGTCCAATGCTACGCTAAAGCTTTGGTCTTAAAAAAAGGTCAACTTGCATTTATTCCTGTTCGACCATCTTGGCAAGATGACACAGATGTTATCGGGTATCTTGATACATTAAACAATGTTTACCGCCCAGGTGACTCAGGGCTAATCAATACCCTGATTCAAGCACAGGATAATCCGGATAATCTTTACATTGTCTGTTTTGATGAAATGAACTTAGCGAGAGTGGAACATTATTTCTCCCAATTTCTATCGGTACTCGAGCAAGAAGGTAGCACTAGGGAGCTACAATTATATAATCCAGGCTACGAAACAAGGTTATATAATCAAAATGAATACAAGCCTAACTTATTAATAGGCAATAATGTTTTATTTGTTGGAACCGTGAACTTGGATGAATCAACTTACCAATTTTCTGATAAGGTCCTAGACCGTTCAAATATCATATCTTTAAATGTGAAGTCTTATCAAGATGTGTTGAGAATGGAGGAAAACAGAAGAATGGACTTATCCATGCATGAGGAAAAAAATGCAAAAGAAAATCCAGTTACTACTGAAATATTTGAATCTTTCCGAAAGAAAGGAACGGATATTACACTTTCATTATCAGAATCAAAATTATTGTGGGAATTGCATGTAAAACTTCAGGAATGCAACCGAAACATTGGGATAGGCTGGCGGATTATCCGACAAATCGATAACTATTTAAATAATATTCCATCAAGTTCTCTTCTGAAAAGAGAAGAGGCGTTCGATTTACAGTTAATACAACGTGTATTAACAAAGATTAGAGGGTCTGAAGAACAATTTTCCGAATTAATTGGACGTTATAATCCTGATACAAAAGAAGTGGAGTACAGTGCCTTACTCGATTTATTAGATACTATGCCTTCTATGTATTACATGGAGAAAACAAGAAGAGCCATCAAGGATAAAGCCAGGGAGTTGCGTTTGTATGGTCACACCATTTAA
- a CDS encoding DUF2357 domain-containing protein — protein MVTPFKVCFRQKEPGYSLGGTTEYKEMNITNYVADEADLHKLLDETTPEAVENKWLQLEFTSEDTNARLYMDGFDTIPLDYLNTDESDQVYMAASKERLLLYEDNPYNTKKGDSYYPYIPGYYRIKVISFNQTYYAWLKIKPKQVNEEQWTAMRNDVEDTLKGLAQDLIRKNASVGAEMHSPIPYDKLRKLLILKNEFSKWIIAINKIEKEPRFRVGKVYNLVHEGKKNIVDSVGVRYRSRHPESVGYIFNPQHTKNYNLPENQWLKYILSYFVKETTELSSYLKKHKLKVEKELAQKKFLSLDHIQNRSTLLVLKELEQYEIYVGRIRSNCLRVLGVEWMETVDNRQPMYIPLCMHLDMTYRQIIKLYRQIKTEDINVSLNQNYDFYWKRTSLLYEIWGFLQIIKSLQHESSGFKIISGWIYDIDASSHSFEIPFLEPGTVIKLKKDDINVHLVYDTSIPYKPEQSTLYKPLYAADKHNRPDVRLDFYHDAREDYIGSLVFDFKYRPARAIWDSAKINTSDKTDTMRQLLAYRNDFVSPFIYNKILPRYWKRVRPVHEVWAIYPRHDGNPLYSKHSYEHFQTRLMQLTPLEDNEVFHQQLTDSILEVIAVYSEFLPE, from the coding sequence ATGGTCACACCATTTAAGGTTTGTTTTCGTCAAAAAGAGCCCGGATATTCTCTCGGAGGTACCACGGAATATAAGGAAATGAACATCACAAACTATGTAGCGGATGAAGCGGATTTGCACAAATTGTTGGATGAAACTACCCCAGAAGCTGTTGAAAATAAGTGGCTTCAATTAGAATTCACGAGCGAAGACACAAACGCACGCCTTTATATGGATGGTTTTGATACGATTCCTTTGGACTATTTAAATACCGATGAAAGTGACCAAGTCTACATGGCAGCCTCCAAAGAAAGGCTGCTGCTATACGAAGATAATCCCTATAATACTAAAAAAGGGGATAGTTATTATCCATACATTCCTGGTTATTACAGAATCAAAGTTATTTCATTCAATCAGACCTATTATGCTTGGCTAAAGATTAAACCAAAGCAAGTAAATGAAGAACAATGGACTGCCATGCGTAACGATGTGGAAGATACTCTAAAAGGATTGGCACAAGATTTAATCCGTAAGAATGCCAGCGTAGGTGCTGAAATGCATTCTCCCATTCCTTATGATAAGCTTCGGAAGCTGCTCATATTAAAAAATGAGTTCTCTAAATGGATTATCGCCATCAATAAAATAGAAAAAGAGCCACGTTTTAGGGTAGGGAAAGTATACAACCTTGTTCATGAAGGAAAGAAAAATATCGTAGATTCAGTTGGTGTTCGCTACCGCTCGAGACATCCGGAAAGTGTCGGATACATTTTTAACCCGCAGCACACAAAGAACTATAATTTACCAGAGAACCAATGGTTAAAATATATACTTAGTTATTTTGTCAAAGAAACAACTGAATTGAGTAGCTACTTAAAAAAGCATAAATTAAAAGTAGAAAAAGAACTAGCTCAGAAAAAATTCCTTTCTTTAGACCACATACAAAATCGTTCCACATTATTGGTTTTAAAAGAGCTGGAACAATACGAAATCTATGTGGGTCGCATTAGAAGCAATTGCTTAAGGGTATTAGGCGTTGAATGGATGGAAACAGTGGACAATAGGCAACCTATGTATATTCCACTTTGTATGCACTTAGATATGACTTACCGCCAAATAATTAAGCTATACCGCCAAATCAAAACGGAAGATATAAACGTTTCCCTTAATCAAAACTATGATTTTTACTGGAAACGCACCAGCTTATTGTATGAAATCTGGGGATTCTTACAGATAATCAAATCATTGCAGCACGAATCCTCTGGTTTTAAAATTATAAGTGGTTGGATATATGATATAGATGCCAGTAGTCATTCATTTGAAATACCGTTTTTAGAACCTGGAACGGTTATTAAGCTTAAAAAAGATGATATAAATGTCCATCTGGTTTACGATACGAGTATTCCGTATAAACCTGAACAGTCGACTCTTTATAAACCTCTTTATGCAGCGGATAAGCATAACAGACCTGATGTTCGTTTAGATTTCTATCATGATGCAAGAGAAGACTACATTGGGTCATTAGTATTTGACTTTAAATACAGACCCGCCCGTGCTATATGGGACAGTGCAAAAATCAATACTTCGGATAAAACAGATACCATGAGGCAGTTGTTAGCGTATCGAAATGATTTTGTATCACCGTTTATTTACAATAAGATATTGCCGCGTTATTGGAAAAGAGTCCGTCCAGTCCATGAAGTGTGGGCGATTTATCCAAGACATGATGGAAATCCTCTTTACTCAAAGCATTCATATGAGCATTTCCAAACAAGGCTCATGCAGTTAACTCCATTAGAGGATAATGAAGTATTTCATCAACAGTTAACGGATTCTATCCTGGAAGTTATTGCGGTATATTCAGAGTTTCTGCCAGAGTGA
- a CDS encoding MerR family transcriptional regulator gives MKRWSIGEVSRQRNLSKRTLRYYDQIKLLTPSFKDEYGRRFYSEEDLFKLEKIIILKSLSLSLEDIHHLLDKLSYKQILISHFNYLQEQLSKLQTSIANTTSLINMIDLKKDLSWEDITELVQLSQSKPKKWIDYFQDDEQFFLEQTIPSLSHNDEITHQYILLLKQIEYYINQGIQAESIQGIQIARKLIELSEVTFQGDDDLIDKFWEVRKLPAQETGLFPISKDVLEFVERCISYTTSEQLGN, from the coding sequence ATGAAACGATGGTCTATTGGAGAAGTTAGTAGACAGAGAAATTTATCCAAACGAACACTGCGCTATTACGATCAAATCAAACTTCTTACACCTAGTTTTAAAGATGAGTACGGAAGACGATTCTATTCAGAAGAGGATTTATTTAAATTAGAGAAAATTATTATTCTAAAGTCCCTTTCACTATCATTAGAGGATATTCACCATTTATTAGATAAGCTCTCTTATAAACAAATACTCATTTCACACTTCAATTACTTACAAGAACAGCTTTCAAAACTTCAAACAAGCATAGCTAACACCACTTCATTAATCAATATGATAGATTTAAAAAAAGATCTATCTTGGGAAGACATCACCGAACTTGTTCAACTTTCACAAAGCAAACCAAAAAAGTGGATTGACTATTTTCAAGATGATGAACAATTTTTTTTAGAACAAACGATTCCGAGCCTTAGTCATAATGATGAAATAACTCATCAATATATTCTGTTATTGAAACAAATTGAATATTATATAAACCAAGGTATACAGGCAGAATCAATACAAGGAATTCAAATTGCTAGAAAGTTAATAGAGCTATCGGAAGTGACGTTTCAGGGGGACGATGATTTAATCGATAAATTTTGGGAAGTAAGAAAACTACCTGCTCAGGAAACTGGACTATTTCCGATTTCCAAAGATGTATTGGAGTTCGTGGAACGTTGTATTAGTTATACAACATCTGAACAATTGGGAAATTAA
- a CDS encoding type II CAAX endopeptidase family protein, producing MENKQTNWKEQDPWGSKEFILLMILEFIFVLGCLKFIVSSMYAQFFNNDLYAGTLMGLTIASVLLTGVYFIALRPKALSWREVGIKRFFKKDWKIIVVFSVILLIGAIIIVVLTSFIGISWENGKTESLKQNVDFFTVFIAFVSAAVISPIYEEIFYRGFLYRWLRTRMGIFGAILISSAIFTIIHIPTYNAMPVNFFSGIIFALAYERTNSIWPSVMIHGITNGMMVLLTSLG from the coding sequence ATGGAGAACAAGCAGACTAATTGGAAAGAACAGGATCCATGGGGGAGTAAAGAATTTATTTTATTAATGATACTGGAGTTTATTTTTGTCCTTGGCTGTTTAAAGTTCATTGTTTCATCGATGTATGCACAATTTTTTAATAATGATTTATATGCAGGTACACTTATGGGGTTAACAATAGCGAGTGTTTTACTAACAGGTGTCTATTTTATTGCCCTCCGTCCAAAAGCACTTTCTTGGCGTGAAGTAGGAATAAAGAGGTTTTTTAAGAAAGATTGGAAGATAATAGTTGTATTTTCTGTTATTTTACTTATTGGCGCTATAATCATTGTTGTACTTACTAGTTTTATAGGAATTTCGTGGGAAAATGGTAAGACAGAATCACTAAAACAAAACGTAGATTTCTTTACAGTTTTTATTGCCTTTGTATCAGCGGCAGTGATTTCACCAATATATGAGGAAATTTTTTATCGTGGATTTTTATATCGCTGGTTACGCACTCGTATGGGGATTTTTGGAGCGATTCTAATTAGTTCAGCTATTTTTACTATTATCCATATCCCTACCTATAATGCAATGCCAGTTAATTTTTTCAGCGGTATCATTTTTGCGCTAGCGTATGAGCGAACGAATTCGATATGGCCATCTGTAATGATTCATGGTATTACGAATGGAATGATGGTTTTGTTGACAAGTTTGGGATAA
- a CDS encoding ABC-F family ATP-binding cassette domain-containing protein, whose product MSVLNVKGLSHGFGDRAIFNDVSFRLLKGEHVGLVGANGEGKSTFMNIVTGKLQPDEGKVEWSRKVRVGYLDQHAVLQKGTTMREALSTAFQYLFDAEAEINELYAKMGDEGADIDALLTEVGELQETLDSNDFYQINSKVEEVARGLGLDDVGLDRDVADLSGGQRTKVLLAKLLLEKPEILLLDEPTNYLDEQHIEWLKRYLQEYENAFILISHDIPFLNNVVNLIYHMENQELNRYAGDYDNFVKIHEMKKQQLESAYKRQQQEIANLKDFVARNKASVATRNMAMSRQKKLDKMDIIELGKEKPKPEFKFKEARAASRWIFTAEDLVIGYNEPLSRPLNLKMERGQKIAFVGANGIGKSTLLKSILGLINPISGTVERGDYQHIGYFEQEVKESNYNTCIEEIWSEFPSMNQAEVRAALAKCGLTTKHIESKIEVLSGGEKAKVRLCKILNTETNLLILDEPTNHLDVDAKEELKRALKEYRGSILMVSHEPDFYRDIATDIWNCEDWTTKVF is encoded by the coding sequence ATGAGCGTATTAAACGTAAAAGGTTTAAGTCACGGTTTCGGTGATCGAGCAATATTTAATGATGTATCTTTTCGACTTTTAAAAGGAGAACACGTTGGACTAGTTGGAGCAAATGGTGAAGGTAAGTCTACTTTCATGAATATTGTTACTGGAAAGCTACAACCTGACGAAGGAAAAGTGGAGTGGTCACGAAAAGTTCGTGTTGGCTATTTAGATCAGCATGCTGTCCTTCAAAAAGGGACTACAATGCGTGAAGCATTGAGTACTGCTTTCCAATATCTATTCGATGCTGAAGCAGAGATTAATGAGCTTTATGCAAAAATGGGTGATGAAGGTGCTGATATCGATGCATTACTTACAGAAGTTGGAGAACTACAAGAAACGTTAGACAGTAATGATTTCTATCAAATTAATTCAAAAGTGGAGGAAGTTGCTCGTGGTCTAGGATTAGACGATGTTGGACTTGATCGAGATGTAGCTGATCTTAGCGGTGGGCAACGTACGAAAGTTTTGCTAGCTAAACTATTGCTAGAAAAACCTGAAATCTTATTACTAGATGAGCCTACAAACTATTTGGATGAACAGCATATCGAATGGTTGAAGCGCTATTTACAGGAATATGAGAATGCATTTATTTTGATTTCACATGATATTCCATTCCTTAACAATGTTGTTAATTTGATTTATCACATGGAAAACCAAGAGTTGAATCGCTATGCTGGCGACTATGATAACTTCGTAAAAATACATGAAATGAAGAAGCAACAGCTAGAGTCTGCTTACAAGCGTCAACAACAAGAAATTGCTAATTTGAAAGATTTCGTTGCTCGGAACAAGGCAAGTGTTGCGACTCGTAATATGGCGATGTCTCGTCAAAAGAAGCTCGACAAAATGGACATTATTGAATTAGGAAAAGAGAAGCCAAAACCAGAGTTTAAATTCAAAGAAGCTCGTGCTGCTAGTCGTTGGATTTTCACGGCTGAAGATCTTGTTATTGGTTATAACGAACCACTTTCTCGCCCGCTCAATTTGAAAATGGAACGAGGACAAAAAATCGCCTTCGTTGGTGCAAACGGTATTGGTAAGTCTACCCTTCTAAAAAGTATTCTTGGATTAATCAACCCAATTTCAGGAACAGTGGAACGCGGTGATTATCAACACATCGGCTACTTCGAGCAGGAAGTAAAAGAGTCCAACTATAACACTTGTATTGAAGAAATTTGGAGTGAATTCCCAAGTATGAATCAGGCGGAAGTCCGTGCTGCTCTTGCAAAATGTGGATTAACAACAAAACATATTGAAAGTAAAATCGAAGTCCTATCTGGTGGCGAAAAAGCCAAAGTTCGCTTATGTAAAATTTTAAACACAGAAACAAATTTATTAATTCTCGACGAGCCTACCAATCACTTGGACGTAGATGCAAAAGAAGAACTGAAGCGTGCATTAAAGGAATATCGCGGAAGCATCTTAATGGTATCCCATGAACCTGATTTCTATCGTGACATTGCGACAGATATTTGGAATTGTGAGGATTGGACGACGAAAGTGTTTTAA
- a CDS encoding glycoside hydrolase family 43 protein: MEKLTFHNPILEPGADPWVYKDKDTYYFMVTKRTRLDLWKSSTLSGMAQGNCKTIWTAPSEGINCANIWAPEIHQINGKWYIYFTANDGIGDDQSRKIFVLENSEEDPFNGEWVEKGYVNTEYPGLDGTIFENKGRLYFVYAGYGNFPEYGSALYIAEMENPWTLTGPNVLLSKPEYDWEKQGGMAINEGPVMLKRNNKLFLVYSASTTWSDDYSLGMLTTSENEDVMNPEVWLKSTEPVFRKSIENKVFAPGHNSFTQSPDGTEDWIVYHAISESEGGSQRRSTRIQKFNWNAEGSPDFGIPLSISAPIAIPSGE; the protein is encoded by the coding sequence ATGGAGAAATTAACTTTTCATAACCCGATTTTAGAGCCTGGGGCAGATCCGTGGGTGTATAAGGATAAAGATACTTACTATTTTATGGTCACAAAAAGGACGAGGCTTGATTTATGGAAGTCATCTACATTAAGTGGTATGGCACAAGGTAATTGTAAAACGATTTGGACTGCTCCGAGTGAAGGAATCAATTGTGCTAATATTTGGGCTCCAGAAATTCATCAGATAAATGGGAAATGGTATATATATTTCACAGCAAATGACGGAATAGGCGATGATCAATCAAGGAAGATTTTTGTGCTAGAGAATTCGGAGGAAGATCCGTTTAACGGGGAGTGGGTAGAAAAAGGATATGTAAATACAGAATACCCTGGTTTAGATGGAACGATTTTTGAAAATAAAGGCCGACTTTATTTTGTATATGCTGGATATGGAAACTTTCCTGAGTATGGATCAGCTCTCTATATAGCTGAGATGGAAAATCCGTGGACGCTTACTGGTCCGAACGTATTATTGTCAAAACCTGAGTATGATTGGGAAAAGCAAGGTGGAATGGCGATTAATGAGGGACCTGTAATGTTAAAGAGGAATAATAAGTTGTTTCTAGTCTATTCTGCTAGTACCACTTGGTCTGATGATTATAGTTTGGGTATGTTAACAACATCAGAGAATGAGGATGTCATGAATCCCGAAGTTTGGCTTAAATCTACAGAGCCTGTATTTAGGAAAAGTATCGAAAATAAGGTATTTGCTCCTGGCCATAATAGTTTTACACAATCACCTGATGGGACAGAAGATTGGATAGTTTATCATGCTATCTCCGAATCAGAGGGAGGAAGCCAGCGACGAAGTACCCGAATACAAAAATTCAATTGGAATGCCGAGGGTTCCCCTGATTTTGGAATTCCATTAAGTATATCAGCACCGATTGCCATTCCTTCTGGTGAGTGA
- a CDS encoding LysE family transporter, giving the protein MPLLSFLLFVLVSSFTPGPNNFMAMSFANKYGFKKTIKFSLGVAVGFFVLALMSSIFNLLLINILPIVKIPLTILGVGYLLFLAYKTITSKDMNNERSEENAKNLFVIGALVQFINPKGILYGITVVSTFLLPYYTSYFSYFLFSLFLGIIGFLSSLSWSLFGTIFQKALSQHRKTFNLIMALLLIYSAISIVFH; this is encoded by the coding sequence ATGCCCTTGTTATCATTTTTATTGTTTGTATTAGTTAGTAGCTTTACTCCAGGTCCAAATAATTTTATGGCAATGTCGTTTGCAAATAAATATGGGTTTAAAAAAACAATTAAGTTCAGCCTTGGCGTTGCAGTAGGCTTTTTTGTTCTTGCCTTGATGTCTAGTATTTTTAACCTTTTGCTTATAAACATCTTGCCAATAGTAAAGATCCCATTAACCATTTTAGGCGTTGGCTATTTGTTATTTTTAGCTTATAAAACAATTACAAGTAAAGACATGAATAATGAAAGAAGTGAAGAGAATGCCAAAAATCTTTTCGTTATAGGTGCATTGGTCCAATTTATTAATCCAAAAGGAATTTTGTATGGAATTACAGTCGTATCAACCTTCCTATTACCTTATTATACTTCTTACTTTAGTTATTTTCTCTTTTCATTATTCTTAGGAATTATTGGATTTCTAAGTTCATTAAGTTGGAGTTTATTTGGCACTATTTTTCAGAAAGCATTATCACAGCATCGGAAAACATTTAATTTAATAATGGCATTGTTATTGATATATAGCGCTATTTCAATTGTTTTCCATTAA
- a CDS encoding helix-turn-helix domain-containing protein: MEEIQFILARNLKAIREKKKLSLEKVSELSGVSKAMIGQIERGDSSPTITTIWKIANGLKLSFTSLISAPSLDAKVVLRNELQVMPEDNGRYRVYPVFPFQENKRFEIYTVEVDPEGNLSSVGHIDGTEEFITVFDGEIDITVNEYKYNLKKGDSIRFKADKPHIYSNAGQALSRLSMIIYYPD; encoded by the coding sequence ATGGAAGAAATTCAATTTATTTTGGCAAGAAATTTAAAGGCTATAAGAGAGAAGAAGAAACTTAGTTTAGAGAAGGTTTCAGAACTAAGTGGGGTTAGTAAAGCTATGATAGGACAAATTGAAAGAGGAGATTCAAGTCCAACTATTACAACCATTTGGAAAATTGCTAACGGACTAAAGCTATCCTTTACATCTCTTATTAGTGCTCCTTCACTTGATGCGAAAGTTGTTTTAAGGAATGAGTTACAAGTAATGCCTGAAGATAATGGAAGATATAGAGTTTATCCAGTGTTTCCATTTCAAGAAAATAAACGTTTTGAAATATATACCGTTGAAGTTGATCCAGAGGGGAATTTAAGTTCAGTTGGGCATATAGATGGAACAGAGGAATTTATAACTGTATTTGATGGAGAAATTGATATTACCGTAAACGAATATAAATATAATTTGAAAAAAGGTGATTCAATAAGATTCAAGGCAGATAAGCCCCATATATATTCTAATGCAGGACAGGCATTATCTCGTTTAAGTATGATAATATACTATCCAGATTAA
- a CDS encoding ATP-binding protein, giving the protein MVVPIFINFSIVLERVKSHKKRNIIMSILWGISILFCMSFPVNLGQNVRLDLRIVPLILGSLYGGFWSSIFLSALIIAYRLYSGFGIGFYNTVLVLLLSIPVILIFQKYFARAEKRKRVKIAVGLSLYYCFIGFIIFIILRGFSIEYAGVQIIQLIFGAIATWFFIMLYETLIEINHIRTELQNAEKLKVISELTSVFAHEIRNPMQVARGFLQLLDEPDLPNGKKEYIQISLEELDRANEIINDFLAFGKPVINNNERMEVGYQLQRVAKILQSYSLNHNVQIKTDIVEDCWIFANGQKFNQSLINIVKNAIESMPNGGMVWITCTPTNDGFINISIKDQGIGMTKEQMDRLGYPFYSLKESGTGLGMMVSYQIIRSFKGKIKVKSEKDKGTEFIILFPKIN; this is encoded by the coding sequence ATGGTAGTACCCATATTTATTAACTTTTCAATTGTTTTGGAAAGGGTTAAAAGTCATAAAAAAAGAAACATTATCATGTCCATTTTATGGGGAATATCCATATTATTTTGTATGTCGTTCCCAGTGAATCTTGGTCAAAATGTCCGGCTAGATTTAAGGATTGTTCCACTAATATTAGGGAGTTTATACGGAGGATTTTGGTCTTCAATTTTTCTATCAGCCCTTATAATAGCTTATCGACTTTATTCTGGTTTTGGAATAGGGTTTTATAATACAGTTCTTGTTCTATTATTATCCATACCAGTTATATTAATTTTTCAAAAATATTTTGCTAGGGCGGAAAAACGTAAAAGAGTGAAAATAGCAGTTGGTCTTTCGCTTTACTACTGTTTTATAGGATTTATCATTTTTATTATACTAAGAGGTTTTTCTATAGAGTATGCTGGTGTACAGATTATTCAACTTATCTTTGGAGCAATAGCTACATGGTTCTTCATTATGTTATATGAGACGCTCATTGAAATTAACCATATTCGAACAGAATTGCAGAATGCGGAGAAGTTAAAGGTGATCAGTGAATTAACAAGTGTATTTGCGCATGAAATTAGAAATCCGATGCAAGTTGCACGAGGATTTCTACAACTACTAGATGAGCCTGATTTGCCTAACGGAAAAAAGGAATACATACAAATATCATTAGAAGAATTAGATCGTGCAAATGAAATTATTAATGATTTTTTAGCTTTTGGAAAGCCAGTTATTAATAATAATGAAAGAATGGAAGTAGGCTATCAATTACAACGTGTTGCAAAAATCCTTCAAAGTTACAGTCTGAATCATAATGTTCAGATTAAAACTGATATTGTTGAAGATTGTTGGATATTCGCTAATGGTCAAAAATTCAACCAGTCATTGATTAATATTGTAAAAAATGCGATAGAATCGATGCCGAATGGTGGAATGGTTTGGATTACATGTACTCCTACGAATGATGGATTTATAAATATTAGCATTAAAGATCAAGGAATTGGGATGACAAAAGAGCAAATGGATAGGCTTGGCTACCCGTTTTATTCATTAAAGGAAAGTGGGACAGGATTAGGAATGATGGTAAGCTATCAAATTATTCGATCTTTCAAGGGGAAAATAAAAGTAAAAAGTGAAAAAGATAAAGGAACAGAATTTATTATTCTTTTCCCAAAAATAAACTAA